In a genomic window of Rhodovulum sp. P5:
- a CDS encoding LysR family transcriptional regulator, translated as MRYDWIEDILAVIETGSFSRAADRRSITQSAFARRIDTIEQHLGGALFDRRRKPVALFPQARALEPGLRQLRQMQASILQEAAQIALGGGPSVTLACQHAITATFSPHLVRAISASGLEPVRVRAGNRDECLVMLLSGEADLVVSYAFPGQPTDMSSGFVEHTIGRDSLLPVGVSAMARDAGGTLKVIAYPSDVFFGALVQRELWPSLPPGTILKHRAETALTLAAYRYALAGIGVAWLPRSLVQDDLAAGRLSRVQDAGLACELEVRLVRLANPMRPATLSVWAMALDAEMDLERFPDLAPDGVEPVGGTEE; from the coding sequence ATGCGATACGACTGGATCGAAGACATTCTTGCGGTGATCGAAACCGGTTCCTTTTCACGCGCGGCCGACCGGCGCAGCATCACACAATCCGCCTTCGCCCGCCGCATCGACACGATCGAGCAGCATCTTGGCGGGGCGCTGTTCGACCGCCGGCGCAAGCCCGTCGCGTTGTTTCCGCAGGCCCGCGCGCTTGAACCCGGTCTTCGCCAGTTACGTCAGATGCAGGCGTCGATCCTGCAGGAGGCGGCGCAGATCGCGCTGGGCGGCGGCCCTTCGGTTACGCTCGCCTGTCAGCATGCCATCACGGCGACCTTTTCGCCCCACCTGGTTCGGGCCATTTCGGCGTCCGGGCTGGAACCGGTGCGCGTGCGCGCGGGCAACCGGGATGAGTGTCTTGTGATGTTGCTGTCGGGAGAGGCCGATCTGGTGGTAAGTTACGCCTTTCCCGGGCAGCCCACCGATATGAGTTCGGGATTTGTCGAACATACGATTGGCCGGGACAGCCTGCTTCCGGTGGGGGTGAGCGCGATGGCGCGCGATGCCGGCGGTACATTGAAGGTCATTGCCTATCCGTCAGACGTCTTTTTCGGCGCGCTGGTGCAGCGGGAGCTTTGGCCGTCCTTGCCGCCCGGAACCATCCTGAAGCACCGGGCCGAAACGGCCCTGACACTGGCGGCGTACCGATACGCGCTGGCCGGGATCGGCGTCGCATGGCTGCCGCGGTCGCTGGTACAGGACGATCTGGCTGCCGGGCGGCTGTCGCGGGTGCAGGATGCCGGGCTCGCGTGCGAACTGGAGGTCCGTCTGGTCCGCCTGGCCAACCCGATGCGCCCTGCGACGCTGTCAGTCTGGGCGATGGCGCTGGACGCGGAGATGGATCTAGAACGCTTCCCAGATCTTGCGCCCGATGGGGTCGAGCCTGTCGGGGGAACAGAAGAGTGA
- a CDS encoding transcription termination/antitermination protein NusG, which produces MRPVPEALIDGLRARTDPETHVLLSPGDKVEITAGAFTDFVATVDALAPDQRVWVLLDLMGRATRVAVPRDNVMVRRA; this is translated from the coding sequence ATGCGCCCGGTGCCGGAGGCGCTGATCGACGGGTTGCGCGCCCGGACGGACCCGGAGACGCATGTGCTGCTGTCCCCCGGTGACAAGGTGGAAATCACCGCCGGGGCCTTCACGGACTTCGTGGCCACGGTGGACGCGCTCGCCCCCGATCAGCGGGTGTGGGTGTTGCTTGACCTGATGGGACGGGCGACGCGCGTCGCAGTTCCGCGGGACAATGTGATGGTCAGGCGCGCCTGA
- a CDS encoding TRAP transporter small permease: protein MAGNLDRFIRLTETAVVWLAGAGAVVVLVQMVWISYGVFTRYALNAPDRTVTEATALLLFPVAFAGLAYALREDAYPKVTMLTDHLPAKARKAIAVFNLAIMLGVGLFFSLAGLDATIRSYNSGASSEILLWPRWAFWAPGAVALLLFSIYAALRLVRLVRTPAQEV from the coding sequence ATGGCCGGTAATCTGGACCGTTTCATTCGCCTGACAGAGACGGCGGTCGTCTGGCTGGCAGGTGCAGGGGCCGTGGTGGTCCTCGTTCAGATGGTCTGGATCAGCTACGGGGTGTTCACGCGCTACGCATTGAACGCGCCCGACCGCACGGTGACCGAGGCCACGGCGCTTTTGCTGTTTCCGGTCGCTTTCGCCGGCCTTGCCTATGCCTTGCGCGAAGACGCCTATCCCAAGGTCACGATGCTGACCGACCACCTGCCCGCGAAGGCGCGCAAGGCGATCGCGGTGTTCAACCTCGCGATCATGCTGGGGGTCGGGCTGTTTTTCTCGCTCGCCGGGCTCGACGCGACGATCCGATCCTACAACTCCGGGGCCTCGTCGGAAATCCTGCTTTGGCCGCGATGGGCGTTCTGGGCGCCGGGTGCCGTGGCGCTGTTGCTCTTTTCGATCTACGCGGCCCTTCGGCTTGTGCGCCTTGTGCGCACCCCGGCGCAGGAGGTCTGA
- a CDS encoding pre-peptidase C-terminal domain-containing protein, with protein sequence MSDDYGANAYYSGYVYPGSYATGSIDFYNDLDWFALDLQANHSYQVDLMGWSSSNGTLADPFISGLYSSDGSWLGFYDDDSGYGYDSQISFSSGADQRIYIEAGGYGTGTYTLFVTDLGGLDDYDDSTATTGEIAMNGSASGEIEQSNDRDWFRFSVVQGHSYRIDLVSASGDPLSDPFIHGIYDSYGYLFPGSTDDDGGDGLNSRIDFVASATENWYVSAGAYGSGTGNYTISITDLGMADDHGDNIQSAGSVSVGGSVSGEIDTGYDRDWFAVDLVAGQSYTISLEGSGTYGGSLDDPLIEGIYNASGSYISGTYNDDGGQGYNALVDFTPSASGTYYIAAAAYSTGTGTYTLSVTSNGQLDDYAADTGTTGVVSASGLATGTIDYEGDEDWFAISVNAGETYNISLLGSYSNGGTLADPYLRGVYDSYGNLLDGSSNDDSGIGLDSEVKLTFATGGTYYVSAGAYGSNTGSYTLILETQDAHDDYSDNTSTTGTVSVNGTVSGNIETAHDQDWFAVNLVAGEDYIIDLVGATGGGGTLADPYLRGIYTAAGELISDTENDDTGTVRDSQVKFTATVSGTHYIAAGAYSDEVGTYSLSVSQVSAASDDFAASTATTGSLVAGGSTTGVIETAGDTDWFAVTLSAGEVYEINVEGAETAGGTLSDPFLHGLYDASGTLLDGTENDDGGQGLNSRVTYEVAQTGTYYVAAGAFGSDTGTYKVSVTGSGTADDYAASTATTGQITVGGAQTGAIETGGDTDWFAVTLTAGTTYEIDLEGASTGEGTLNDPFFEGVYDSTGSLISDTSDDDGGEGRNSKLQFTAETSGTHYLSAGAYDDATGDYKLSIAALSDAPIEDDYSNDTATTGQVAVDGGVTGTIETTGDQDWFAVTLTAGETYQIDIVGAEANADTLSDPYLRGIYDSSGTAIPGMFNDDGGDGSNSRLEFTPDTSGTYYISAGAVGSNTGTYRLSVSQLSDSPSEPGEFDIVIDFSGDEAYRQYFEIAEARWEEVIIGDIPDITSETLGFIDDLHITASVDEIDGEGGILAQAGPRSVRSDSYLPVAGIMQFDSADLQGMVEKGILTEVITHEMGHVLGFGVLWEWFGISADFQYTGANALAAYSAMTGQSETYVPVENDGGQGTAGSHWEEDLFDIELMTGYSENSPGMPLSTITIGSLEDLGYEVDYGAADAFSLGGEFDTSGTVAGLTSIPIALSSSVAPTTGGDIFINYDDKAINVGPSTNAVKLDGTVTYADEFLVTFFETITGNRLFVELEGTFVKDSPQTAADVKGTLTKLSFYDEATLLAVYDFTNAPLDVEAALEQWRGLDLDLDNYIRNNSTTAQNDTIDAGAGDDEIAGGLGEDRMTGGAGSDTFFTMSAGGLLGDTITDFSAEDRIEFRDVDVEITSSDFSQDAAILYIDTDNDGTADGSITLEGNYTGQRFSLSEDGDTTTITLLEKPAASDFEGDGTSDILWRKGSGHLGYWQMNDGHQTYHAMGWAGTDWSVEGKGDLNGDGTSDILWRKSAGHVGYFEMDNGNHTYHAIGWAGTDWTVKGIGDLNGDGTDDILWRKSAGHVGYFEMDNGNHTYHAIGWAGTDWSVEGIGDLNGDGTDDILWRKAAGHVGYFEMHDGQETYHAIGWAGLDWSVQGIGDLNGDGTDDILWRKDSGHVGYFEMHDGQETYHAIGWAGTDWSVEGIGDLNGDGTDDVIWRKDTGRVSYWEMNDGDATYHVIADVGLDWDIV encoded by the coding sequence ATGTCAGACGATTACGGCGCGAACGCCTACTATAGTGGGTATGTCTACCCGGGCTCCTATGCGACCGGGAGCATCGACTTCTACAACGATCTGGACTGGTTTGCACTCGACTTGCAGGCGAACCACTCCTACCAGGTCGACCTTATGGGGTGGTCTTCGTCTAATGGAACGCTGGCCGACCCGTTCATTTCGGGCCTCTATTCCAGCGATGGCTCATGGCTGGGGTTCTACGACGACGACAGCGGCTATGGCTATGACAGCCAGATAAGCTTCTCGTCCGGGGCGGATCAGCGGATCTATATCGAGGCCGGCGGATACGGGACAGGAACATATACCCTGTTCGTCACCGATCTCGGCGGGCTGGACGACTACGACGACTCGACCGCGACGACGGGCGAGATCGCGATGAACGGCTCTGCAAGCGGCGAGATCGAACAAAGCAACGACCGGGACTGGTTCCGGTTCAGCGTCGTTCAGGGGCACAGCTACCGGATCGATCTGGTCAGCGCTTCGGGCGATCCGCTGTCCGATCCCTTCATCCACGGCATCTACGACAGTTACGGCTACCTGTTCCCGGGTTCGACGGACGACGACGGGGGCGACGGGCTCAACAGCCGGATCGACTTCGTGGCGAGTGCGACAGAGAACTGGTACGTCTCGGCCGGCGCCTACGGCAGCGGAACCGGCAACTACACCATTTCCATCACCGATCTCGGCATGGCCGACGACCACGGCGACAACATCCAGTCCGCGGGCAGCGTTTCTGTCGGTGGCTCGGTCAGCGGTGAAATCGACACCGGCTATGACCGCGACTGGTTCGCCGTCGACCTCGTCGCCGGGCAGTCCTACACCATCTCCCTGGAAGGCTCCGGAACCTATGGCGGGTCGCTGGACGATCCGCTGATCGAGGGGATCTACAACGCCTCAGGCAGCTATATCTCGGGCACCTACAATGATGACGGCGGCCAGGGCTATAACGCGCTCGTCGACTTTACCCCATCGGCCAGTGGCACCTATTATATCGCAGCCGCAGCCTATTCCACGGGCACCGGCACCTATACGCTTTCCGTGACCTCCAACGGCCAGCTTGACGACTACGCGGCGGACACCGGCACCACCGGCGTCGTCTCGGCAAGCGGCTTGGCGACCGGCACCATCGACTACGAGGGGGACGAGGACTGGTTCGCCATCTCGGTGAATGCCGGAGAGACCTATAACATCTCGCTGCTGGGCTCCTATTCCAATGGCGGAACGCTGGCAGACCCCTATCTGCGCGGGGTCTACGACAGTTACGGCAACTTGCTGGACGGCAGTTCCAACGACGACAGCGGGATCGGCCTTGATAGCGAGGTCAAGCTGACCTTCGCGACGGGCGGCACCTATTACGTCAGCGCGGGCGCCTATGGGTCGAACACCGGCAGCTATACGCTGATCCTTGAAACCCAGGACGCGCACGACGATTACAGCGACAACACCTCGACGACCGGTACGGTCAGCGTCAACGGTACGGTGTCGGGCAACATCGAAACCGCGCATGATCAGGACTGGTTCGCCGTCAACCTGGTTGCGGGCGAGGATTACATCATCGATCTGGTGGGCGCGACCGGTGGCGGCGGCACCCTGGCCGACCCGTATCTGCGCGGCATCTACACCGCGGCGGGCGAGTTGATCTCCGATACCGAGAACGACGACACCGGCACGGTGCGCGACAGCCAGGTGAAATTCACGGCAACCGTATCGGGCACGCACTACATTGCGGCCGGTGCCTATAGCGACGAGGTCGGAACCTATTCGCTGTCCGTCTCGCAGGTTTCCGCGGCAAGCGACGACTTCGCGGCAAGCACTGCAACCACGGGCAGCCTGGTGGCCGGCGGGTCGACCACCGGGGTCATTGAAACCGCGGGCGACACCGACTGGTTCGCGGTGACACTAAGCGCCGGTGAGGTGTACGAGATCAACGTCGAAGGGGCGGAAACCGCCGGGGGCACCCTGAGCGATCCGTTCTTGCACGGTCTCTACGATGCCTCGGGCACTCTGCTTGACGGCACGGAAAACGATGACGGCGGGCAGGGGCTGAACAGCCGCGTGACCTATGAGGTCGCACAGACCGGCACCTACTATGTAGCCGCGGGCGCCTTCGGCTCCGACACCGGTACCTACAAGGTCTCGGTAACCGGCAGCGGAACGGCCGACGACTATGCGGCCTCCACCGCGACGACCGGGCAAATCACGGTTGGCGGTGCCCAGACCGGCGCGATCGAAACGGGCGGCGATACCGACTGGTTTGCCGTGACCCTGACGGCTGGCACCACCTACGAGATCGACCTCGAAGGCGCCTCGACCGGCGAGGGAACGCTGAACGATCCGTTCTTCGAGGGCGTCTATGACAGCACCGGCAGCCTGATTTCGGACACCAGCGACGACGACGGTGGCGAGGGCCGGAACAGCAAGCTGCAATTCACGGCCGAAACATCGGGCACGCACTACCTGTCGGCCGGGGCCTATGATGACGCGACGGGCGACTACAAGCTGAGCATCGCAGCACTTTCCGACGCGCCGATCGAAGACGACTATTCCAACGACACCGCCACCACGGGCCAGGTCGCCGTCGATGGCGGCGTGACCGGCACGATCGAAACCACCGGGGATCAGGACTGGTTCGCGGTCACCCTGACCGCCGGCGAAACCTACCAGATCGATATCGTCGGTGCGGAGGCCAACGCCGACACGCTGAGCGATCCGTATCTGCGCGGCATCTATGACAGTTCCGGCACCGCGATTCCGGGCATGTTCAACGATGACGGCGGGGACGGCTCCAACAGCCGGCTTGAATTCACGCCCGACACGTCGGGAACCTACTATATCTCGGCCGGGGCTGTCGGCTCCAACACCGGCACGTACCGGCTTTCGGTCAGCCAGCTTTCCGACTCGCCCTCGGAACCCGGCGAATTCGACATCGTCATCGACTTCTCCGGTGACGAGGCCTACCGGCAGTACTTCGAGATTGCAGAGGCCCGGTGGGAAGAAGTCATCATCGGCGACATCCCCGATATCACGTCCGAAACCCTTGGCTTCATCGACGACTTGCACATCACGGCCTCCGTCGATGAGATCGACGGCGAGGGCGGCATCCTCGCCCAGGCCGGTCCGCGCTCGGTCCGCTCCGACAGCTATCTTCCGGTGGCCGGGATCATGCAGTTCGACTCCGCCGACCTGCAGGGCATGGTCGAAAAGGGCATCCTGACAGAGGTGATCACCCACGAAATGGGTCACGTGCTGGGCTTCGGGGTGCTGTGGGAGTGGTTCGGGATCTCGGCCGACTTCCAGTACACCGGCGCGAATGCACTTGCCGCCTACAGTGCCATGACCGGCCAGTCCGAGACCTACGTGCCCGTCGAAAACGACGGCGGCCAGGGAACGGCCGGCAGCCACTGGGAAGAAGACCTCTTCGACATCGAGTTGATGACCGGCTACTCGGAAAACAGCCCGGGCATGCCGCTGAGTACCATCACCATCGGGTCGCTGGAGGATCTGGGCTACGAGGTCGACTATGGCGCCGCGGATGCCTTCTCTCTCGGCGGGGAGTTCGACACGTCGGGCACGGTCGCCGGGCTCACCAGCATCCCGATCGCGCTGAGTTCCAGCGTCGCGCCGACGACCGGCGGGGACATCTTCATCAACTACGACGACAAGGCGATCAACGTCGGGCCGTCCACAAACGCCGTCAAGCTTGACGGGACGGTGACCTATGCCGACGAGTTCCTGGTGACCTTCTTCGAGACGATCACAGGCAACCGCCTGTTCGTCGAACTGGAGGGCACCTTCGTCAAGGACAGCCCGCAAACGGCAGCCGATGTGAAGGGCACGCTGACAAAGCTGTCCTTCTATGACGAGGCCACCCTTCTGGCCGTCTACGACTTCACCAACGCACCGCTTGATGTCGAGGCCGCACTGGAACAGTGGCGTGGGCTCGACCTCGATCTCGACAACTACATCCGGAACAACTCTACCACCGCGCAGAACGACACGATCGACGCGGGCGCCGGGGATGACGAGATCGCCGGCGGCCTTGGCGAGGACCGGATGACCGGCGGAGCGGGAAGCGACACGTTCTTCACGATGTCGGCCGGCGGACTTCTGGGCGATACGATCACCGACTTCTCGGCCGAGGACCGGATCGAGTTCCGCGATGTCGATGTCGAGATCACGTCGAGCGATTTTTCGCAGGACGCCGCAATCCTCTATATCGATACCGACAACGACGGTACGGCAGACGGGTCCATCACGCTGGAGGGCAACTATACCGGCCAGCGGTTCAGCCTGTCGGAAGATGGCGACACCACGACGATCACCCTGTTGGAAAAACCCGCCGCAAGCGACTTCGAAGGTGACGGAACCAGTGACATCCTGTGGCGCAAGGGCAGCGGGCATCTGGGCTATTGGCAGATGAACGATGGCCATCAGACCTATCACGCGATGGGCTGGGCCGGGACGGACTGGTCTGTCGAAGGCAAGGGCGACCTGAACGGCGACGGAACCAGCGACATCCTTTGGCGCAAGTCCGCGGGCCATGTCGGATATTTCGAGATGGACAACGGCAACCACACCTACCACGCCATCGGATGGGCCGGCACGGACTGGACCGTCAAGGGGATCGGCGACCTGAACGGCGACGGAACCGACGATATCCTCTGGCGCAAGTCCGCCGGTCATGTCGGATATTTCGAGATGGACAACGGCAACCACACCTACCACGCCATCGGATGGGCCGGTACCGACTGGTCGGTGGAAGGGATCGGCGATCTGAACGGCGATGGCACCGACGATATCTTGTGGCGCAAGGCGGCCGGTCATGTCGGGTACTTCGAAATGCATGATGGGCAGGAAACCTATCACGCCATCGGATGGGCCGGACTGGACTGGTCGGTGCAGGGCATCGGCGATCTGAACGGCGACGGTACCGACGACATCCTGTGGCGCAAGGATAGCGGCCATGTCGGCTATTTCGAAATGCATGACGGGCAGGAAACCTATCACGCCATCGGGTGGGCCGGCACGGACTGGTCGGTGGAAGGGATCGGCGACCTGAACGGCGACGGCACCGATGACGTGATCTGGCGCAAGGACACCGGCCGCGTCAGCTATTGGGAAATGAACGACGGCGACGCCACCTATCACGTCATCGCCGATGTGGGGCTGGACTGGGATATCGTCTGA
- the dctP gene encoding TRAP transporter substrate-binding protein DctP → MTRPLKTVLTTSALVTAIAAPAFSATTIPLSTYVNEADIRYEGFVHFAELVAEKTGGSVEVQIFPSATLHGWSEGVDAIQGGVSDISWIPADERLPCYRVTSLYPASIDLDNQIEMDAAYADLVSDEAAKVGLVPLFNSNYSYDQEWWFEEPIDDLGDLQGKQVRSIGPLVSMMIETWGGAPVFVAPKEVFQSAERGVVDGINMGVATYSSWQLWDVMPYMVNASLFYGNIQYMMNKKKFDSLTAEEQAALTEAAKETETWLKPRYEDWVDQRVGNAVMKGGGAAVSISKNKREELIASVQDKWNEEVSAACGPDLSGAILKLFANNAP, encoded by the coding sequence ATGACCAGACCCCTGAAGACCGTGCTGACGACCTCGGCCCTTGTGACGGCCATCGCCGCGCCGGCCTTTTCCGCCACGACGATCCCCCTGTCGACCTATGTGAACGAGGCCGACATCCGCTATGAAGGCTTCGTCCATTTCGCCGAACTGGTGGCCGAAAAGACCGGCGGCAGTGTCGAGGTGCAGATTTTCCCCTCTGCGACGCTGCATGGCTGGTCCGAGGGCGTGGACGCGATTCAGGGCGGTGTGTCCGATATCAGCTGGATCCCGGCCGATGAGCGCCTGCCCTGCTACCGCGTCACGTCGCTTTATCCAGCGTCCATCGATCTGGACAACCAGATCGAGATGGATGCCGCCTATGCAGATCTGGTGAGTGACGAGGCCGCCAAGGTCGGGCTCGTGCCGCTGTTCAACTCGAACTACTCCTACGATCAGGAGTGGTGGTTCGAAGAACCGATTGACGACCTTGGCGATCTGCAGGGCAAGCAGGTCCGCTCCATCGGGCCGCTGGTCAGCATGATGATCGAAACCTGGGGCGGCGCACCGGTCTTCGTGGCCCCCAAGGAAGTGTTCCAGTCTGCCGAACGGGGTGTCGTGGACGGCATCAACATGGGCGTCGCCACCTATTCAAGCTGGCAGCTTTGGGATGTGATGCCCTACATGGTCAATGCCAGCCTGTTCTACGGCAACATCCAGTACATGATGAACAAGAAGAAGTTCGACTCCCTCACCGCGGAGGAACAGGCGGCCCTGACCGAGGCCGCGAAGGAGACCGAGACCTGGTTGAAGCCGCGTTACGAAGACTGGGTCGATCAGCGGGTCGGCAATGCCGTGATGAAGGGCGGCGGGGCGGCCGTCTCGATCAGCAAGAACAAGCGCGAAGAGCTGATCGCAAGCGTGCAGGACAAGTGGAACGAAGAGGTCAGCGCGGCCTGCGGACCTGACCTGTCCGGCGCCATTCTCAAGCTTTTCGCCAACAACGCGCCCTGA
- a CDS encoding D-cysteine desulfhydrase yields the protein MHLARYPRHFLAHLPTPLERLDRLSAELGGPEIWIKRDDCTGLSTGGNKTRKLEFLMAEAELQGADMVMTQGATQSNHARQTAAFAAKLGMACHILLEDRTGSNDPNYNNNGNVLLDHLHGATTEKRPGGLDMNAEMEAVADRFRAEGRSVYTIPGGGSNPTGALGYVNCAFEMLGQFNDRGLRVDHIVHATGSAGTQAGLITGLKAMNAGIPLLGIGVRAPKPKQEENVFNLAVATAEKLGCPGVVERADVVANTDYVGEGYGIPTEGGLEAIRMFAELEAILLDPVYSAKGAAGLIDLIRKGHFTKGERVVFVHTGGAAALFGYDSAL from the coding sequence ATGCATCTTGCCCGCTATCCCCGCCATTTCCTTGCCCATCTGCCCACACCGCTGGAAAGGCTCGACCGGCTCAGCGCCGAACTGGGCGGCCCGGAAATCTGGATCAAGCGCGACGACTGCACGGGGCTGTCCACCGGTGGCAACAAGACCCGCAAGCTTGAATTCCTGATGGCCGAGGCAGAGCTTCAGGGCGCCGACATGGTCATGACGCAGGGCGCCACCCAATCGAACCATGCCCGGCAAACCGCGGCCTTCGCGGCCAAGCTGGGGATGGCCTGCCATATCCTGCTGGAAGACCGGACCGGATCGAACGATCCCAACTACAACAACAACGGCAACGTGCTGCTCGACCACCTGCACGGTGCCACGACCGAAAAGCGCCCCGGCGGTCTGGACATGAACGCCGAGATGGAAGCCGTCGCCGACCGCTTCCGTGCCGAGGGGCGGAGTGTCTATACCATTCCGGGCGGGGGGTCGAACCCGACGGGCGCGCTTGGCTATGTCAATTGCGCCTTTGAAATGCTGGGGCAGTTCAACGACCGGGGGCTGAGGGTCGATCACATCGTCCATGCCACCGGCAGTGCTGGCACGCAGGCCGGCCTGATCACCGGGCTGAAGGCGATGAATGCCGGCATCCCCCTGCTTGGGATCGGCGTGCGCGCGCCCAAACCCAAGCAGGAGGAAAACGTCTTCAACCTCGCCGTTGCGACCGCCGAGAAACTGGGATGCCCCGGCGTCGTTGAGCGGGCCGACGTGGTGGCAAACACCGACTATGTCGGCGAAGGCTACGGCATCCCGACCGAGGGCGGGCTGGAGGCCATCCGCATGTTCGCCGAGCTTGAGGCGATCCTTCTCGATCCGGTCTATTCCGCCAAGGGCGCGGCGGGCCTGATCGACCTGATCCGCAAGGGCCATTTCACGAAGGGGGAACGCGTGGTCTTCGTGCACACCGGCGGCGCCGCGGCGCTGTTCGGCTATGACAGCGCCCTCTGA
- a CDS encoding LysR family transcriptional regulator has product MDINWLMDFVCLGRTLSFSRAAEDRNVTQPAFSRRIKSLEAWVGAPLVDRSTYPVQLTPAGRQFLGTAQQTLAQLSDARQSIRAAERGKLPLLRFAALHAISVNYLQPRLAEFEKTTPDLRTRVISDTMAACCQLLSEGGSDFLLYYRHQHFEPILDETRFVRKDICTEDLIPVAHHAAASRHGWTLGGRSRIPVPYLAYDSDTFLGTVVDRTIGERETPLEIRYMDALAEALKRRTLAGSGVAWLPEFSIASELADGTLVRLGGRSWVARLTISLFCSPDRLDPIGRKIWEAF; this is encoded by the coding sequence ATGGACATCAACTGGCTGATGGATTTCGTATGCCTTGGGCGAACGCTCAGCTTTTCCCGCGCGGCCGAGGATCGAAACGTCACGCAGCCGGCCTTCAGCCGCCGCATCAAGTCGCTTGAGGCATGGGTCGGCGCGCCGCTGGTGGACCGATCGACCTATCCGGTGCAGCTAACGCCCGCGGGCCGTCAGTTTCTGGGAACCGCCCAACAGACTCTGGCGCAGCTTTCAGATGCCCGCCAATCCATCCGGGCCGCCGAACGGGGCAAGCTGCCCCTTCTTCGCTTTGCCGCGCTCCATGCGATCTCGGTCAATTACCTTCAGCCGCGCCTGGCAGAGTTCGAAAAGACCACGCCCGACCTGCGAACGCGGGTCATTTCCGACACGATGGCCGCCTGTTGCCAGTTGCTGAGCGAGGGGGGCAGCGATTTCCTGCTCTACTACCGCCATCAGCATTTCGAACCGATCCTCGATGAAACCCGGTTCGTGCGCAAAGACATCTGCACCGAGGATCTTATTCCGGTTGCGCATCACGCGGCGGCGTCGCGCCATGGCTGGACGCTCGGCGGGCGCAGCCGCATCCCGGTGCCGTATCTCGCCTATGATTCCGATACCTTTCTTGGCACCGTCGTCGACCGCACCATTGGAGAGCGGGAAACCCCGCTTGAAATCCGCTACATGGATGCGCTGGCCGAGGCGCTGAAACGCCGGACGCTGGCGGGCAGCGGGGTGGCATGGCTGCCGGAGTTTTCCATCGCCAGCGAACTTGCCGACGGAACGCTGGTGCGCCTTGGCGGGCGGTCCTGGGTTGCCCGGCTGACGATTTCACTCTTCTGTTCCCCCGACAGGCTCGACCCCATCGGGCGCAAGATCTGGGAAGCGTTCTAG